One Hugenholtzia roseola DSM 9546 DNA segment encodes these proteins:
- a CDS encoding metallophosphoesterase, with protein MADIRYICVSDLHFGASSSLLTQVNPFSRQIDPLKPSPALVYWVKALKEVVQKNNQKNGNKGIKPTLILNGDILELALCNTNEAAMCFERFIELLFPAEENPQEWLFDTQMYYLPGNHDHHLWESARETQYVNYIQSEKLKNEPYLPIPWHTTTMFDNSEGVPVFFLNKLLQRREAYKSLKVSALYPNMGIKTANGQKAIIFSHGHYIESIYMLMTELKTMIFPDRRKPEQIWDIEAENFAWISFFWSTMGRSGEVGKDIELIYNKMQDPIALRKLTDNLAQSLADRLTDTMVTEFAASKILGTAFGYLFGKAASSERGFSDQILDEKTQKGLKDFIEIPLNLQIRGELSGQIPTDLTFIFGHTHKPFEQMITYGGYPQGIKVYNDGGWVVDTVKTQPLHGGAMLFIDENLDTVSLRIYNENNYEVHLAEAKYPNQPVSPLYEALQNVVNPQDDLWRGFGETLAQEIKVRQDLLEYEIKMRSAE; from the coding sequence ATGGCAGATATTCGCTATATTTGCGTATCCGACCTTCACTTTGGCGCATCGAGTAGCCTTCTAACGCAGGTCAATCCTTTTAGTAGGCAGATAGACCCTCTCAAACCCAGCCCCGCCTTAGTTTATTGGGTCAAGGCATTAAAGGAAGTAGTGCAAAAAAACAACCAAAAAAATGGCAATAAAGGCATAAAGCCTACTTTAATCCTCAATGGCGACATTTTAGAACTTGCCCTCTGCAATACCAATGAAGCCGCCATGTGCTTTGAGCGTTTTATCGAGCTACTCTTTCCTGCCGAAGAAAACCCGCAGGAGTGGCTCTTTGATACACAGATGTACTATCTACCGGGCAATCACGACCACCACCTTTGGGAATCGGCAAGGGAAACGCAGTACGTCAATTACATTCAGAGCGAAAAGTTAAAAAATGAGCCTTATCTGCCTATCCCTTGGCATACGACCACTATGTTTGATAACTCCGAAGGTGTGCCTGTTTTTTTTCTTAATAAGCTATTGCAGCGAAGGGAAGCATATAAGTCCTTGAAAGTCAGTGCTTTATATCCCAATATGGGCATCAAAACGGCAAACGGGCAAAAGGCGATTATTTTTTCACATGGGCATTATATTGAATCAATTTATATGCTCATGACCGAACTAAAAACCATGATTTTCCCCGATAGGCGCAAGCCCGAACAGATTTGGGACATAGAAGCCGAAAATTTCGCTTGGATTAGCTTTTTTTGGTCTACTATGGGGCGTTCAGGCGAAGTAGGCAAAGACATCGAACTTATTTACAACAAAATGCAAGACCCGATTGCGCTTCGCAAACTCACCGATAACTTAGCCCAAAGTTTAGCCGACCGCCTAACTGATACGATGGTTACCGAATTTGCCGCTTCTAAAATTTTGGGTACAGCCTTTGGTTATCTTTTTGGAAAGGCTGCCAGTTCAGAGCGCGGTTTTTCCGACCAAATTTTAGACGAAAAAACACAAAAGGGCTTAAAAGATTTCATAGAAATTCCTTTAAATCTTCAAATTAGAGGCGAACTAAGCGGTCAAATTCCTACCGACCTGACCTTTATTTTCGGACACACCCATAAGCCTTTTGAGCAAATGATTACATACGGCGGCTATCCGCAGGGTATCAAAGTCTATAACGACGGCGGTTGGGTAGTGGATACGGTCAAGACACAACCCTTGCATGGCGGCGCAATGCTCTTTATTGATGAAAATTTAGATACTGTTTCGTTACGAATCTATAACGAAAACAATTATGAAGTGCATCTGGCAGAGGCAAAGTACCCCAATCAACCTGTTTCGCCGCTTTATGAAGCCCTGCAAAATGTGGTCAATCCGCAAGATGATTTATGGCGTGGCTTTGGCGAAACCTTAGCGCAGGAGATAAAGGTGCGTCAGGATTTATTAGAATATGAAATTAAAATGAGAAGTGCTGAATAA
- a CDS encoding sensor histidine kinase translates to MPSETIYDLHTDEATGALYLGTDIGVFSFNGTNFRKIDFENQLSNSATDIFVDAKNRLWCRNFSNQIFVQDSITKKLNLVPFHKEIPNQNLISKISFHQNLLWILYGDAFFVADTEKMKIIYKYKTNEKSIYFNSIYTYKKNIFVFYSKKEDNSTKKFVIMATLKNNKIDIKNIKTNNNLYENLRFAFLEKENITTTVSKYLNPSTTLLELKFQEDTVEIEEKYSIVWKNKNNENITINSLFSYQKDYYWACSNDGLWILKPSDSQKKYPLLTLEAEQILPQLRVSDLCQDYQGHYWVATLDNGLYCIPSLSVYQYQNKSNYKMLYATQNRLFASTPSGRISEIDPINGEEKSFLTHLKNIQPPFIFYNPTDKTVHTGYQILDTNFNIFSENTNIYYRAIIFDKDKNYYGASNNNIVNFSLKKINKSTLLEEKKIIDEIRVKSLLLEKKALSNKRRLWVAALRAVFVYENLDSAHILKREILSCEGKSINATRLVQDSLTGRIWVGTTQQGVFVFENTRCVAQIGTSEKLKEEVIRQMEVAGEWLYVLAGTSLWRVHLRDYRVEKVALPEQIGIPYLNSFAVQNGYLWVCSPLGIIYFRLSEEGNILSSQTIKPKINIVSATISDAPLSYFRYATTSDTSNEIAAKEKYGVKNTFPYEKNNLFILLDPIFFISNNFKIYYRLWRNTDLIQQGEIGRSSPSLSFAALDYGVYEVEILMQDLDNQSFSDEIHFYFQIEKPFWWQNWFLSLSLFLLLLIVFGIVRLVQEQTQKRELLKQQIIESQMQALRSQMNPHFLYNVLGSLQGLIYSNKINEASDYISHFSTHLRYSLHFSNQIEISIKEEIESIQTYLSLERLRFGEDFFFKIKVNSDLDTSLFLPSMIVQPFVENAVKHGLLHKKAEKLLLIYFTFKNKNLLIEIQDNGIGREASQKINAKRYQKRESFALKAIDSRIELLNKKRKNPISLKIEDLKSPDGVALGTRVQLIIPLDK, encoded by the coding sequence TTGCCCTCTGAAACTATCTATGATTTACATACCGACGAGGCAACAGGCGCACTTTATTTAGGTACTGATATAGGCGTTTTTTCATTCAACGGAACAAATTTTCGCAAGATAGACTTTGAAAACCAGCTTTCTAATTCGGCTACCGATATTTTTGTTGATGCAAAAAATAGACTGTGGTGTCGTAATTTTTCAAACCAAATTTTTGTGCAAGATAGTATTACTAAAAAATTAAACTTAGTTCCTTTTCATAAAGAAATACCAAATCAAAATCTTATTTCTAAAATTAGTTTTCATCAAAATTTACTTTGGATTCTCTATGGAGATGCTTTCTTTGTTGCCGATACTGAAAAAATGAAAATTATCTATAAATATAAGACAAATGAAAAAAGTATTTATTTTAATTCAATATATACATATAAAAAAAATATATTTGTTTTTTATTCTAAAAAAGAAGATAATTCAACTAAAAAGTTTGTTATTATGGCTACATTGAAAAATAACAAAATTGACATAAAGAATATAAAAACAAACAATAATTTATATGAAAATTTGAGATTTGCTTTCTTAGAAAAAGAGAACATTACGACTACGGTTAGCAAATACTTAAATCCCTCGACAACTTTATTGGAGCTAAAATTTCAGGAGGATACAGTAGAAATAGAAGAAAAATATTCTATAGTATGGAAAAATAAAAACAATGAAAATATTACAATAAATAGTCTATTTTCATATCAAAAAGATTACTATTGGGCTTGTAGCAATGACGGACTTTGGATATTAAAGCCTTCTGACTCACAAAAAAAATATCCGCTTCTGACTTTGGAAGCCGAGCAAATTCTGCCACAACTGCGTGTTTCCGACCTCTGCCAAGATTATCAGGGGCATTATTGGGTAGCGACCTTAGATAATGGACTGTACTGTATTCCTTCTTTATCAGTTTATCAGTATCAAAACAAAAGTAATTATAAAATGTTATATGCAACTCAAAATCGTCTTTTCGCTTCCACACCCAGCGGCAGAATTTCGGAAATAGACCCCATCAATGGCGAAGAAAAAAGTTTTCTGACGCACCTCAAAAATATACAACCTCCTTTTATTTTTTACAATCCTACCGACAAAACAGTTCATACAGGGTATCAAATTTTAGATACAAATTTTAATATTTTTAGTGAAAATACAAACATATACTATCGTGCCATCATTTTTGATAAAGATAAAAATTATTACGGTGCTTCAAATAATAATATTGTTAATTTTAGTTTAAAAAAAATAAATAAATCTACACTTTTAGAAGAAAAAAAGATAATAGATGAAATTAGAGTAAAATCATTACTATTAGAAAAAAAAGCTCTGTCTAATAAAAGGCGACTCTGGGTGGCGGCTTTGCGTGCCGTTTTTGTCTATGAAAATCTGGATTCGGCGCACATTTTGAAGCGCGAAATTTTGAGTTGTGAGGGAAAATCTATCAATGCCACGCGCCTTGTGCAGGACTCACTGACAGGGCGAATATGGGTAGGAACGACGCAGCAGGGGGTTTTTGTGTTTGAAAATACGCGCTGTGTGGCACAGATTGGTACTTCGGAAAAGCTCAAAGAGGAGGTTATTAGGCAGATGGAAGTCGCAGGTGAATGGCTTTACGTATTGGCGGGTACAAGCCTTTGGCGAGTCCATTTGCGCGATTATCGGGTAGAAAAAGTTGCGCTACCCGAACAAATTGGGATACCCTATCTCAATTCTTTTGCGGTGCAGAATGGCTATCTTTGGGTTTGTAGTCCGCTTGGGATTATTTATTTTAGACTATCAGAAGAAGGAAATATTTTATCATCTCAAACTATAAAACCTAAAATAAATATTGTTTCTGCAACTATTTCAGACGCGCCGCTCTCTTATTTCCGCTACGCAACTACTTCCGATACGTCGAATGAGATAGCAGCAAAAGAAAAGTATGGCGTTAAAAATACTTTTCCTTATGAAAAAAACAATTTATTTATCCTATTAGACCCTATTTTTTTTATTAGTAATAATTTTAAAATTTATTATCGTCTTTGGCGCAACACAGACCTCATACAACAAGGCGAAATAGGCAGAAGCAGCCCCTCTCTCTCTTTTGCAGCCTTAGATTATGGCGTGTATGAAGTGGAGATTTTGATGCAAGACCTTGATAATCAGAGTTTTTCAGATGAAATTCATTTTTATTTTCAGATAGAAAAGCCCTTTTGGTGGCAGAATTGGTTTTTGAGCCTAAGCCTATTTCTATTGCTTTTGATTGTCTTTGGAATTGTGCGCTTGGTGCAGGAGCAGACACAAAAGCGAGAACTTTTAAAACAACAAATTATAGAATCGCAAATGCAGGCACTTCGTTCTCAAATGAATCCTCATTTTTTGTATAATGTTTTAGGTTCTTTACAAGGTTTGATTTATAGCAATAAAATTAACGAAGCCAGCGACTACATCAGCCACTTTTCTACTCATTTGCGCTATTCACTTCATTTTTCTAACCAAATAGAAATTTCAATAAAAGAAGAAATAGAAAGCATACAGACTTATCTTTCCTTGGAAAGATTGCGTTTTGGTGAAGATTTCTTTTTCAAAATCAAAGTAAATTCTGATTTAGATACTTCACTTTTTTTGCCTTCTATGATAGTGCAGCCCTTTGTAGAAAATGCTGTCAAACATGGGCTTTTGCATAAAAAAGCAGAAAAATTGCTGCTTATTTATTTCACTTTTAAAAACAAAAATTTACTCATAGAAATTCAGGATAATGGAATCGGGCGCGAAGCCTCGCAAAAAATCAACGCCAAACGCTACCAAAAGCGCGAATCCTTCGCCCTCAAAGCGATTGATAGCCGCATCGAGCTGCTTAATAAAAAGCGTAAGAATCCGATTAGCCTCAAAATAGAAGACCTCAAATCGCCCGACGGGGTAGCACTTGGTACGCGAGTACAACTAATTATTCCACTTGATAAGTAA
- a CDS encoding LytR/AlgR family response regulator transcription factor — protein sequence MEKLKTLIVDDEAHARQALRGMLSQNFPQVEIVADVPSVPEAVKAINKYKPQVVLLDIEMPGYSGLDLLDFFEPEQVTFDIIFITAYNEYALQAFELAAIDYLLKPTRIDQLERAFERIVRKKQESRSKQYLALKENLEANSAKKIAFQTAEGLQFFPIQELLYLKADSSYTHIVFVDGTKLTVSKSLQEYNGLEDTGYFMRINRSYIINIYEIEKISKKEGGFVRMKNGDEINLSSEKRQLLYDRFGDITY from the coding sequence ATGGAGAAACTCAAAACACTGATTGTAGATGACGAAGCCCATGCGCGACAAGCCCTGCGCGGTATGCTCTCTCAAAATTTCCCACAGGTGGAAATAGTGGCAGATGTGCCTTCTGTACCCGAAGCAGTTAAGGCAATAAACAAATATAAACCTCAAGTTGTGCTACTTGATATTGAAATGCCCGGCTATTCAGGTTTGGACTTATTGGATTTTTTCGAACCCGAACAGGTAACTTTTGATATTATTTTTATTACTGCTTACAATGAATATGCTTTACAAGCCTTTGAATTAGCTGCCATCGATTACCTGCTCAAACCGACGCGCATAGACCAACTTGAACGCGCTTTCGAGCGCATTGTGCGGAAAAAACAAGAGAGTAGGAGCAAACAATATTTGGCATTAAAGGAGAATTTAGAAGCAAATTCGGCGAAAAAAATCGCCTTTCAGACTGCCGAAGGCTTGCAATTTTTCCCCATTCAGGAGCTACTCTACCTAAAAGCGGATAGCTCTTATACGCATATTGTCTTTGTAGATGGTACAAAACTTACGGTATCGAAAAGTTTGCAGGAATACAATGGATTAGAAGATACAGGCTATTTTATGCGCATCAATCGTTCTTATATTATCAATATTTATGAAATTGAAAAAATAAGTAAAAAAGAAGGCGGTTTTGTGCGCATGAAAAATGGTGATGAAATCAATTTATCTTCCGAAAAAAGGCAACTTCTCTACGACCGTTTTGGCGATATTACTTATTAA